The Mesorhizobium loti genome includes a region encoding these proteins:
- a CDS encoding tandem-95 repeat protein, producing MTTNIELDSFSGSLNEHSAPNEHGDQTSPAEIRIAQANSTQQPAPAASEPVPVDVGGGAPVKPEAPAEAKAPPAAAPHEYVADASHVVRLPANASIDNIKVDGQNLVLEQADGSVIVIKDGALNVPTFIIGDVEVPRVALLAALEASHVDVAFGADGSISAGPGGSNSSAGGDFSVPPGGIGDGFDLSALLPPTALQFGLLDRRELFPSIVDREVTVTATSLLAPSEAASETGLDGGPTQSPGSDAPSHSETSGTGTISIEAPDGIGSIVINGVTVTAVGDKIPGEFGYITIVSFNPTTGAIEYNYTVTESVTHSNQTNGFDPTDTVPDNFSITVTDVDGDSASTSFAVAIVDDVPTAVADSGTQATENAPVTVNVFANDVPGADGVNITDPAKVSYVANSLSGGAGTVTYHNDGTFTYAPVAGEEGTVTFQYQIIDGDGDSSIATVTINLLKDSTPTIGVAPEAPDASGHSAVNEAGLAVRGIEPAGSGEIADNNGTNNSDPSETATGSLNITTGGDTIGHLYVTDKDNTQIEVTNAAGGILVHGQYGDLTITGTPGTGYTYSYTLLDNTSGNTTHDDFAVQVVDTDGDPASTTLTINIVDDVPTAHDDSATQATENAAVTVNVFANDVPGADGVAIADPAKVSYVANSLSGGAGTVTYHNDGTFTYAPVAGEEGTVTFQYQIIDGDGDSSVATVTINLLKDSTPTIDVTPEGGTPSVNATAVVDEKGLPAGTGELADPALNSDHSETTVGTFNITTGGDTLQKLEVMDKDSNLVDVTSGGTVQGVNGVLTVSLSAGVYSYSYTLSNNVANANPNQTGAADQATGENFAVKVTDSDNDTANASLTVKVNDDGPVAVNDGQAATEGGAAIVATAATGVLANDHVGADQPGTVTAVTGGTIGNPIVTTYGTLTLNGDGSYIYTPKASVPAGTVDSFTYTMKDADGDTSQAVLSFTFSGDNNHATAGVSATLVDEDNLATGNNDNALGDDAPSAQPGTLTHNYGVDGAGHIALVSGSETVNGTTYTYTANGAGTQIIASAGGVNVFQVDLTNAVTGTYTVTLLSPIQHPTAGTEDNLGFNLSYKVYDADDTAATAATGTLTVTVDDDIPVAVNDGQAATEGGAAIVATAATGVLANDHVGADQPGTVTAVTGGTIGNPIVTTYGTLTLNGDGSYIYTPKASVPAGTVDSFTYTMKDADGDTSQAVLSFTFSGDNNHATAGVSATLVDEDNLATGNNDNALGDDAPSAQPGTLTHNYGADGAGHIALVSGSETVNGTTYTYTANGAGTQIIASAGGVNVFQVDLTNAVTGTYTVTLLSPIQHPTAGTEDNLGFNLSYKVYDADDTAATAATGTLTVTVDDDIPVAVNDGQAATEGGAAIVATAATGVLANDHVGADQPGTVTAVTGGTIGNPIVTTYGTLTLNGDGSYIYTPKASVPAGTVDSFTYTMKDADGDTSQAVLSFTFSGDNSHATAGVSATLVDEDNLATGNNDNALGDDAPSAQPGTLTHNYGVDGAGHIALVSGSETVNGTTYTYTANGAGTQIIASAGGVNVFQVDLTNAVTGTYTVTLLSPIQHPTAGTEDNLGFNLSYKVYDADDTAATAATGTLTVTVDDDIPVAVNDGQAATEGGAAIVATAATGVLANDHVGADQPGTVTAVTGGTIGNPIVTTYGTLTLNGDGSYIYTPKASVPAGTVDSFTYTMKDADGDTSQAVLSFTFSGDNNHATAGVSATLVDEDNLATGNNDNALGDDAQSAQPGTLTHNYGVDGAGHIALVSGSETVNGTTYTYTANGAGTQIIASAGGVNVFQVDLTNAVTGTYTVTLLSPIQHPTAGTEDNLGFNLSYKVYDADDTAATAATGTLTVTVDDDIPVAVNDGQAATEGGAAIVATAATGVLANDHVGADQPGTVTAVTGGTIGNPIVTAYGTLTLNGDGSYIYTPKASVPAGTVDSFTYTMKDADGDTSQAVLSFTFSGDNNHATAGVSATLVDEDNLATGNNDNALGDDAQSAQPGTLTHNYGADGAGHIALVSGSETVNGTTYTYTANGAGTQIIASAGGVNVFQVDLTNAVTGTYTVTLLSPIQHPTAGTEDNLGFNLSYKVYDADDTAATAATGTLTVTVDDDIPVAVNDGQAATEGGAAIVATAATGVLANDHVGADQPGTVTAVTGGTIGNPIVTAYGTLTLNGDGSYIYTPKASVPAGTVDSFTYTMKDADGDTSQAVLSFTFSGDNNHATAGVSATLVDEDNLATGNNDNALGDDAPSAQPGTLTHNYGADGAGHIALVSGSETVNGTTYTYTANGAGTQIIASAGGVNVFQVDLTNAVTGTYTVTLLSPIQHPTAGTEDNLGFNLSYKVYDADDTAATAATGTLTVTVDDDIPVAVNDGQAATEGGAAIVATAATGVLANDHVGADQPGTVTAVTGGTIGNPIVTAYGTLTLNGDGSYIYTPKASVPAGTVDSFTYTMKDADGDTSQAVLSFTFSGDNNHATAGVSATLVDEDNLATGNNDNALGDDAPSAQPGTLTHNYGVDGAGHIALVSGSETVNGTTYTYTANGAGTQIIASAGGVNVFQVDLTNAVTGTYTVTLLSPIQHPTAGTEDNLGFNLSYKVYDADDTAATAATGTLTVTVDDDIPVAKVVAATPVLDDDAQALFTGNPGGTGDVADAKVLSGSAGSLFTAGADGLKALSFAGPSVMAIYKTPNGLAAQEGVQYATTTNAGHTILTATGVISGSIVFVLDVAPDGSYAFTLSEPLVHPTVGTTEETMNVTIGFTVTDGDSDTANGSLTVQVNDDTPTFTHITNGIVANQDNNVVVGTHDLAFGADGEQSIEITPLTNISGLTYLPVVHNADGSSDLIAQAGGSNFFDLKVSADGTYTFTLIESRPVANQTFDFSGVSGGASTIQFTLGDATFKAVDTNGNGSIGNAEELKPTSNGFGVQNGNLDVGEQFQINFATAIDKLNFFVEHEAAGAFTMTYTTNTGLTGTATTAVDGLLTIDPTGDFTSITFTVTEGKAKFDNFGYSKLILPSDQTFNFSVSGVDGDGDHSANQTLSITTLGEHPAGTPISGTAGDEAMAGTSGNDIINGLAGNDTLFGGSGADQLNGGANDDLLIGGFGQDTLTGGTGADTFKLDHLELNIKDLIIDYNKGEGDQIDLTALFDKGAGTIADYVHYDTSTKTLSVDTDGSGNAASFVDVATLQNGPATSGTINILYDDTAHTQHTATI from the coding sequence ATGACGACCAATATCGAGTTGGACAGCTTTTCGGGTTCCTTGAACGAGCATTCCGCGCCCAATGAACACGGCGATCAGACATCGCCGGCGGAGATCCGGATCGCACAAGCAAATTCGACGCAGCAGCCTGCACCGGCAGCGTCCGAACCAGTGCCGGTCGATGTCGGCGGCGGAGCGCCTGTCAAACCGGAAGCCCCCGCGGAAGCAAAGGCACCGCCGGCAGCTGCGCCGCACGAATATGTGGCTGACGCCAGCCACGTGGTAAGGCTCCCCGCCAACGCCTCGATCGACAACATCAAGGTCGACGGCCAAAACCTTGTGCTTGAACAGGCTGACGGCTCGGTGATCGTGATCAAGGATGGCGCCTTGAACGTGCCGACCTTCATCATTGGCGACGTCGAGGTGCCGCGCGTCGCGTTGCTGGCAGCGCTGGAAGCCAGCCATGTCGATGTCGCCTTCGGCGCCGACGGTTCGATCTCGGCCGGCCCTGGCGGTTCGAACTCGAGTGCAGGCGGAGACTTCTCGGTTCCCCCCGGCGGCATCGGCGACGGGTTCGACCTGTCGGCACTGCTGCCGCCGACCGCCTTGCAGTTTGGCCTTCTGGATCGCCGCGAACTCTTCCCGTCCATCGTCGACAGGGAGGTTACTGTAACGGCCACGTCCTTGCTTGCTCCGAGCGAAGCGGCCAGCGAAACCGGTCTTGACGGCGGCCCGACACAATCGCCGGGCAGCGACGCGCCGAGCCATTCGGAAACGTCCGGCACTGGAACAATCAGCATCGAGGCGCCGGATGGAATCGGGTCGATCGTCATCAACGGCGTCACCGTCACCGCCGTCGGCGACAAAATCCCTGGGGAGTTCGGCTACATCACGATCGTCTCCTTCAATCCGACCACGGGCGCTATCGAATACAATTACACGGTGACCGAATCGGTCACTCATTCCAATCAGACGAACGGATTCGACCCAACCGACACGGTTCCGGACAATTTCAGCATCACGGTCACGGACGTCGACGGCGATTCGGCCAGCACGAGCTTTGCCGTAGCCATCGTCGACGACGTGCCGACGGCGGTTGCCGACAGCGGCACGCAGGCGACCGAGAACGCGCCCGTGACGGTGAACGTGTTTGCCAACGACGTGCCTGGCGCGGACGGGGTGAACATCACCGATCCGGCCAAGGTGAGCTATGTGGCGAACTCGCTGAGCGGCGGCGCCGGCACGGTTACCTACCACAATGACGGCACCTTCACCTACGCGCCGGTTGCCGGCGAAGAAGGGACGGTGACGTTCCAGTACCAGATCATCGACGGTGATGGCGACTCGTCGATAGCGACGGTGACGATCAACCTGTTGAAGGACTCGACGCCGACGATCGGTGTGGCGCCCGAGGCTCCCGATGCGTCGGGGCACAGCGCGGTGAACGAAGCGGGCCTTGCGGTGCGCGGTATCGAGCCGGCGGGTTCCGGCGAGATCGCCGACAACAACGGCACCAACAACAGCGATCCGAGCGAGACGGCGACGGGTTCGCTGAACATCACCACGGGCGGCGACACGATCGGCCACCTCTATGTGACCGACAAGGACAACACCCAGATCGAGGTGACCAACGCGGCCGGCGGCATCCTGGTGCACGGCCAGTATGGCGACTTGACCATCACCGGCACGCCGGGGACCGGCTACACCTATTCCTACACGCTGCTGGACAACACCTCGGGCAACACCACCCATGACGACTTCGCCGTCCAGGTGGTTGATACCGACGGCGACCCGGCCTCGACGACGCTCACCATCAACATTGTCGACGACGTGCCGACAGCGCATGATGACAGTGCCACGCAGGCGACCGAGAACGCCGCTGTGACGGTGAATGTGTTCGCCAACGACGTGCCCGGAGCGGATGGAGTGGCCATCGCCGATCCGGCCAAGGTGAGCTATGTGGCGAACTCGCTGAGCGGCGGCGCCGGCACGGTTACCTACCACAATGACGGCACCTTCACCTACGCGCCGGTTGCCGGCGAAGAAGGGACGGTGACGTTCCAGTACCAGATCATCGACGGTGATGGCGATTCGTCGGTGGCGACGGTCACGATCAACCTGCTGAAGGATTCGACGCCGACGATCGATGTGACGCCGGAAGGCGGAACGCCGTCGGTCAACGCGACCGCGGTTGTCGACGAGAAGGGCCTGCCGGCTGGGACCGGCGAGCTTGCCGACCCGGCCTTGAACTCGGATCACTCGGAAACCACGGTAGGCACGTTCAACATTACGACGGGCGGCGACACGCTGCAGAAGCTTGAGGTGATGGACAAGGACAGCAACCTGGTGGATGTCACTTCTGGCGGCACGGTCCAGGGCGTCAACGGCGTGCTGACGGTGAGCCTGAGCGCTGGCGTCTACAGCTACAGCTACACGCTCTCAAACAACGTGGCGAACGCCAATCCCAACCAGACCGGAGCCGCCGACCAGGCGACCGGGGAAAATTTCGCGGTAAAGGTCACCGACAGCGACAACGACACGGCCAATGCCTCGCTGACCGTCAAGGTCAACGACGATGGGCCGGTTGCTGTGAATGACGGTCAGGCGGCGACGGAAGGCGGCGCGGCGATCGTGGCGACTGCAGCCACTGGTGTTCTGGCCAACGACCATGTCGGCGCGGATCAGCCCGGCACGGTGACGGCGGTGACGGGCGGCACGATCGGCAATCCGATCGTGACGACCTATGGCACGCTGACGCTGAACGGCGACGGCTCCTACATCTATACCCCGAAGGCGTCGGTGCCGGCTGGGACGGTGGACAGCTTCACCTACACGATGAAGGACGCTGACGGGGACACCTCGCAGGCGGTTCTGTCGTTCACCTTCTCGGGCGACAACAACCATGCGACGGCGGGTGTGTCGGCAACGCTGGTCGACGAGGACAACCTTGCGACGGGCAACAACGACAACGCCCTGGGTGACGATGCGCCGAGCGCGCAGCCCGGAACGCTGACGCACAACTATGGTGTGGACGGCGCGGGCCATATCGCGCTGGTGTCGGGCTCGGAGACGGTGAACGGCACCACCTACACCTACACGGCGAACGGAGCGGGCACGCAGATCATCGCGTCGGCCGGCGGCGTCAATGTGTTCCAGGTCGACCTGACCAATGCGGTCACCGGCACCTATACGGTGACGCTGCTGTCGCCGATCCAGCATCCGACAGCGGGAACCGAGGACAATCTCGGCTTCAACCTGAGCTACAAGGTCTACGACGCCGACGACACGGCGGCCACGGCCGCGACCGGCACGCTGACCGTGACCGTCGACGACGACATCCCGGTTGCTGTGAATGACGGTCAGGCGGCGACGGAAGGCGGCGCGGCGATCGTGGCGACTGCAGCCACTGGTGTTCTGGCCAACGACCATGTCGGCGCGGATCAGCCCGGCACGGTGACGGCGGTGACGGGCGGCACGATCGGCAATCCGATCGTGACGACCTATGGCACGCTGACGCTGAACGGCGACGGCTCCTACATCTATACCCCGAAGGCGTCGGTGCCGGCTGGGACGGTGGACAGCTTCACCTACACGATGAAGGACGCTGACGGGGACACCTCGCAGGCGGTTCTGTCGTTCACCTTCTCGGGCGACAACAACCATGCGACGGCGGGTGTGTCGGCAACGCTGGTCGACGAGGACAACCTTGCGACGGGCAACAACGACAACGCCCTGGGTGACGATGCGCCGAGCGCGCAGCCCGGAACGCTGACGCACAACTATGGTGCGGACGGCGCGGGCCATATCGCGCTGGTGTCGGGCTCGGAGACGGTGAACGGCACCACCTACACCTACACGGCGAACGGAGCGGGCACGCAGATCATCGCGTCGGCCGGCGGCGTCAATGTGTTCCAGGTCGACCTGACCAATGCGGTCACCGGCACCTATACGGTGACGCTGCTGTCGCCGATCCAGCATCCGACAGCGGGAACCGAGGACAATCTCGGCTTCAACCTGAGCTACAAGGTCTACGACGCCGACGACACGGCGGCCACGGCCGCGACCGGCACGCTGACCGTGACCGTCGACGACGACATCCCGGTTGCTGTGAATGACGGTCAGGCGGCGACGGAGGGCGGCGCGGCGATCGTGGCGACTGCAGCCACTGGTGTTCTGGCCAACGACCATGTCGGCGCGGATCAGCCCGGCACGGTGACGGCGGTGACGGGCGGCACGATCGGCAATCCGATCGTGACGACCTATGGCACGCTGACGCTGAACGGCGACGGCTCCTACATCTATACCCCGAAGGCGTCGGTGCCGGCTGGGACGGTGGACAGCTTCACCTACACGATGAAGGACGCTGACGGGGACACCTCGCAGGCGGTTCTGTCGTTCACCTTCTCGGGCGACAACAGCCATGCGACGGCGGGTGTGTCGGCAACGCTGGTCGACGAGGACAACCTTGCGACGGGCAACAACGACAACGCCCTGGGTGACGATGCGCCGAGCGCGCAGCCCGGAACGCTGACGCACAACTATGGTGTGGACGGCGCGGGCCATATCGCGCTGGTGTCGGGCTCGGAGACGGTGAACGGCACCACCTACACCTACACGGCGAACGGAGCGGGCACGCAGATCATCGCGTCGGCCGGCGGCGTCAATGTGTTCCAGGTCGACCTGACCAATGCGGTCACCGGCACCTATACGGTGACGCTGCTGTCGCCGATCCAGCATCCGACAGCGGGAACCGAGGACAATCTCGGCTTCAACCTGAGCTACAAGGTCTACGACGCCGACGACACGGCGGCCACGGCCGCGACCGGCACGCTGACCGTGACCGTCGACGACGACATCCCGGTTGCTGTGAATGACGGTCAGGCGGCGACGGAAGGCGGCGCGGCGATCGTGGCGACTGCAGCCACTGGTGTTCTGGCCAACGACCATGTCGGCGCGGATCAGCCCGGCACGGTGACGGCGGTGACGGGCGGCACGATCGGCAATCCGATCGTGACGACCTATGGCACGCTGACGCTGAACGGCGACGGCTCCTACATCTATACCCCGAAGGCGTCGGTGCCGGCTGGGACGGTGGACAGCTTCACCTACACGATGAAGGACGCTGACGGGGACACCTCGCAGGCGGTTCTGTCGTTCACCTTCTCGGGCGACAACAACCATGCGACGGCGGGTGTGTCGGCAACGCTGGTCGACGAGGACAACCTTGCGACGGGCAACAACGACAACGCCCTGGGTGACGATGCGCAGAGCGCGCAGCCCGGAACGCTGACGCACAACTATGGTGTGGACGGCGCGGGCCATATCGCGCTGGTGTCGGGCTCGGAGACGGTGAACGGCACCACCTACACCTACACGGCGAACGGAGCGGGCACGCAGATCATCGCGTCGGCCGGCGGCGTCAATGTGTTCCAGGTCGACCTGACCAATGCGGTCACCGGCACCTATACGGTGACACTGCTGTCGCCGATCCAGCATCCGACAGCGGGAACCGAGGACAATCTCGGCTTCAACCTGAGCTACAAGGTCTACGACGCCGACGACACGGCGGCCACGGCCGCGACCGGCACGCTGACCGTGACCGTCGACGACGACATCCCGGTTGCTGTGAATGACGGTCAGGCCGCGACGGAAGGCGGCGCGGCGATCGTGGCGACTGCAGCCACTGGTGTTCTGGCCAACGACCATGTCGGTGCGGATCAGCCCGGCACGGTGACGGCGGTGACGGGCGGCACGATCGGCAATCCGATCGTGACGGCCTATGGCACGCTGACGCTGAACGGCGACGGTTCCTACATCTATACCCCGAAGGCATCGGTGCCGGCTGGGACGGTGGACAGCTTCACCTACACGATGAAGGACGCTGACGGGGACACCTCGCAGGCGGTTCTGTCGTTCACCTTCTCGGGCGACAACAACCATGCGACGGCGGGTGTGTCGGCAACGCTGGTCGACGAGGACAACCTTGCGACGGGCAACAACGACAACGCCCTGGGTGACGATGCGCAGAGCGCGCAGCCCGGAACGCTGACGCACAACTATGGTGCGGACGGCGCGGGCCATATCGCGCTGGTGTCGGGCTCGGAGACGGTGAACGGCACCACCTACACCTACACGGCGAACGGAGCGGGCACGCAGATCATCGCGTCGGCCGGCGGCGTCAATGTGTTCCAGGTCGACCTGACCAATGCGGTCACCGGCACCTATACGGTGACGCTGCTGTCGCCGATCCAGCATCCGACAGCGGGAACCGAGGACAATCTCGGCTTCAACCTGAGCTACAAGGTCTACGACGCCGACGACACGGCGGCCACGGCCGCGACCGGCACGCTGACCGTGACCGTCGACGACGACATCCCGGTTGCTGTGAATGACGGTCAGGCCGCGACGGAAGGCGGCGCGGCGATCGTGGCGACTGCGGCCACTGGTGTTCTGGCCAACGACCATGTCGGTGCGGATCAGCCCGGCACGGTGACGGCGGTGACGGGCGGCACGATCGGCAATCCGATCGTGACGGCCTATGGCACGCTGACGCTGAACGGCGACGGTTCCTACATCTATACCCCGAAGGCATCGGTGCCGGCTGGGACGGTGGACAGCTTCACCTACACGATGAAGGACGCTGACGGGGACACCTCGCAGGCGGTTCTGTCGTTCACCTTCTCGGGCGACAACAACCATGCGACGGCGGGTGTGTCGGCAACGCTGGTCGACGAGGACAACCTTGCGACGGGCAACAACGACAACGCCCTGGGTGACGATGCGCCGAGCGCGCAGCCCGGAACGCTGACGCACAACTATGGTGCGGACGGCGCGGGCCATATCGCGCTGGTGTCGGGCTCGGAGACGGTGAACGGCACCACCTACACCTACACGGCGAACGGAGCGGGCACGCAGATCATCGCGTCGGCCGGCGGCGTCAATGTGTTCCAGGTCGACCTGACCAATGCGGTCACCGGCACCTATACGGTGACACTGCTGTCGCCGATCCAGCATCCGACAGCGGGAACCGAGGACAATCTCGGCTTCAACCTGAGCTACAAGGTCTACGACGCCGACGACACGGCGGCCACGGCCGCGACCGGCACGCTGACCGTGACCGTCGACGACGACATCCCGGTTGCTGTGAATGACGGTCAGGCCGCGACGGAAGGCGGCGCGGCGATCGTGGCGACTGCGGCCACTGGTGTTCTGGCCAACGACCATGTCGGTGCGGATCAGCCCGGCACGGTGACGGCGGTGACGGGCGGCACGATCGGCAATCCGATCGTGACGGCCTATGGCACGCTGACGCTGAACGGCGACGGTTCCTACATCTATACCCCGAAGGCATCGGTGCCGGCTGGGACGGTGGACAGCTTCACCTACACGATGAAGGACGCTGACGGGGACACCTCGCAGGCGGTTCTGTCGTTCACCTTCTCGGGCGACAACAACCATGCGACGGCGGGTGTGTCGGCAACGCTGGTCGACGAGGACAACCTTGCGACGGGCAACAACGACAACGCCCTGGGTGACGATGCGCCGAGCGCGCAGCCCGGAACGCTGACGCACAACTATGGTGTGGACGGCGCGGGCCATATCGCGCTGGTGTCGGGCTCGGAGACGGTGAACGGCACCACCTACACCTACACGGCGAACGGAGCGGGCACGCAGATCATCGCGTCGGCCGGCGGCGTCAATGTGTTCCAGGTCGACCTGACCAATGCGGTCACCGGCACCTATACGGTGACACTGCTGTCGCCGATCCAGCATCCGACAGCGGGAACCGAGGACAATCTCGGCTTCAACCTGAGCTACAAGGTCTACGACGCCGACGACACGGCGGCCACGGCCGCGACCGGCACGCTGACCGTGACCGTCGACGACGACATCCCGGTTGCGAAAGTCGTGGCGGCAACACCCGTACTGGACGACGATGCGCAGGCGCTGTTTACTGGCAATCCGGGCGGGACGGGCGATGTCGCCGACGCGAAAGTCTTGTCGGGCAGCGCGGGGTCGCTGTTTACGGCTGGTGCGGACGGGCTGAAAGCGCTCAGCTTTGCCGGTCCAAGCGTAATGGCGATCTACAAGACTCCAAACGGGCTCGCTGCACAGGAAGGCGTGCAATACGCAACGACGACGAATGCTGGGCACACGATCCTCACCGCGACTGGTGTGATCTCGGGCAGCATAGTGTTCGTGCTCGACGTTGCGCCGGACGGCTCCTACGCCTTCACCCTGTCGGAACCGCTGGTGCACCCCACCGTCGGCACGACGGAAGAGACCATGAATGTGACGATCGGCTTCACGGTCACGGACGGTGACTCCGATACGGCAAATGGCTCGCTAACGGTGCAGGTGAACGACGACACGCCAACCTTCACTCATATCACGAATGGTATCGTCGCTAATCAAGACAACAATGTTGTGGTTGGCACGCACGACCTTGCCTTCGGCGCCGATGGCGAGCAGTCGATCGAGATCACGCCGCTGACCAATATCAGCGGGCTGACATATCTGCCTGTCGTCCACAATGCCGATGGCTCGTCGGATCTCATTGCGCAGGCAGGTGGATCGAATTTCTTCGATCTGAAGGTCAGTGCGGACGGAACCTATACATTTACTTTGATCGAATCTCGCCCCGTTGCCAATCAGACATTCGATTTCAGCGGCGTGTCTGGTGGTGCGAGCACCATACAGTTCACCTTGGGAGATGCTACCTTCAAGGCGGTCGATACGAACGGCAATGGAAGCATCGGCAACGCCGAAGAGCTGAAGCCGACGAGCAATGGCTTTGGCGTCCAAAATGGAAATCTGGATGTTGGAGAGCAGTTCCAGATCAACTTCGCAACAGCAATCGACAAGCTGAACTTCTTCGTCGAGCACGAGGCTGCCGG